The Carassius auratus strain Wakin chromosome 5, ASM336829v1, whole genome shotgun sequence genome includes a window with the following:
- the LOC113085618 gene encoding protein B4-like encodes MPPKKASAEPTAVIPSDSENEIAETKPDASEGSGSKAAARKVSQHPSTMEMVKEAVKELDSRKGVSAQAIRGYIKEKYTTVDETRLKFLVRRTLNKGMETGVFVRPANSGSTTTGAQGRFRIAAKTKPKEAKMQSKENADPNVQEAPKAKKPKATKAKGQGASKEKAVKKKEAADDAKPKTPEKDGTASKVAPAKKPKAKSAAVEGGTEPKQSKAKKASKASKGGEEPAPKKAGKKTTTKADEGTAAATKGPGKRGKK; translated from the exons ATGCCTCCTAAGAAAGCCTCTGCAGAGCCCACAGCTGTAATCCCAAGTGATTCTGAGAATGAAATCGCTGAGACAAAACCAG ATGCTTCTGAAGGCTCAGGCTCTAAGGCCGCTGCACGGAAAGTTTCTCAACACCCGTCCACGATGGAGATGGTTAAAGAAGCTGTAAAAGAGCTGGACTCTAGAAAGGGTGTTTCGGCTCAGGCCATCCGGGGCTACATCAAAGAGAAATACACAACTGTGGATGAGACACGGCTGAAGTTTCTAGTGCGCCGAACCTTGAACAAAGGCATGGAGACTGGAGTGTTTGTGAGACCTGCAAATTCTGGGTCGACAACAACCGGTGCCCAAGGGCGATTTCGG ATTGCTGCCAAGACCAAACCAAAGGAGGCCAAGATGCAGTCAAAGgaaaatgctgatcccaatgtaCAGGAGGCACCCAAAGCTAAGAAACCAAAGGCAACTAAAGCAAAGGGTCAAG GAGCAAGCAAAGAAAAGGCAGTGAAGAAAAAGGAGGCCGCAGAT GATGCTAAGCCCAAGACGCCTGAGAAAGATGGCACTGCCTCGAAAGTGGCCCCTGCTAAGAAGCCAAAGGCGAAGAGTGCTGCAGTGGAGGGTGGAACTGAGCCCAAACAGAGCAAAGCTAAAAAAGCCTCTAAAGCATCGAAAGGAGGTGAGGAACCAGCGCCTAAGAAAGCTGGAAAGAAAACCACAACAAAGGCTGACGAAGGTACTGCAGCCGCTACCAAAGGCCCGGGGAAACGAGGGAAGAAGTGA